GCTGTCTCCCATCCACACGATAGTGCGAGCAGCATTTCGATAGATGTCTGCCATGATGGACACTTGGTGGTTTCTCTCCAGTACACTGTTCTGGTCGATGCAGACAGCGTCGACCCAAAGCGTGCATGGCTGGTCTGGCTTCCGGATATTGAACAAGGCGGTCCGGAGGTTTGTCGTGACCATGAGGGTGCGCTCATTAATTTGTATAGGCGTCAGATTAGTTTTGTCACCCCAGACATAGCTTAATGCGTCATATTCCTGGAGCCGGCTATCCAACGAGTATTCAACCAAGTTGCAGGCGATATCGTCCTGGCGGGTTCCCGGgagcagctgaagaaggcGGATCGAGCCAGGTCCGCCGGCTAGGGCTGCATATTCGTACGGCTCACTGATAAGCTCGTTCCTAGTGCGATCCTAGTTGGGTGGCTTCTAGTCAGAACCACAGCGAGTTGGCTAGAAGGGTTGAGACAAACTGGCAAGGTCCCATGTGCGGGGTGATCCTCCTCAATGCTATTCTTCCCTTGAGTCAATCTTTCAAAGGTTCTCTCTACTTGCTTCCACGCACGGTATGACATGATGTTCAAGTAGCAGATGCTGCGCCTGTTGTTACAGAATTGGCAGAAAACAAGCGGTTTGTGAGGAAGGAAAAAATCATGTCAGCTTGATCCTGGTCCAGCTTTATGCATGGCACGGGCCACGTTCACTGATCGACCAGATTCGCGAGTTCGCTAGTTCTTGAGGGCCAATTAGCAAAGACGATTGGAAACTGAAACCATGCTGAAGAAaattgttgttgatgattgGACGGTCGAGGCCTATGGCCGACGATCGCCGATATTCGCTGTGAGTCACGTGGAGAGTCCACGAGCAACCTCCCTTCTTACAAAGGCATACTATAAACTCAATACCACAATCTTTCTCTCTTCATACCTCATCATCGTTGTTTCCCCCCATATCTATGTCGCAAGAGCGTGGTGTCTCATCCACCGGCAACCACGCGACTCCCACTTCAACCTCAGTCAAACCCAAACGGCCTCCGATGCCTGCAGCCACCCCATCTCAGCAAGCCTTTCGGGGTAAAATCATCGTTCTAAACGGCTTCCCGGGCACTGGGAAACTCACAATCCTCAAAGAAATCAAGGAGCTACTTCCCACTGAGACGACCTGCCTTCTGGACAACCACCTACTCATCGACCCCGTGGTAGCAGTTATCCCAGGCCGAAGCCAAGAACATCATGAACTGCGCCGTAAGATTCGAGCTCCCATCTTTGCGAAACTACGGGAGCGTGCACAAGACGGCCATACCATCCTCATGACGGCTTGCCTGGTTGAAAATGACGAAAGAGACGCGGGCGTCCTCCAAGAGCATCTCAACATGGCACACGAAGCCGACGTACCCATCTTCTGGATAAACGTGCACTGTAGTCACGAGATATTACAGCAACGCGTCGCAAGCATTGAGCGCTGTCAGGGGACCAAGACGAAACTGACGGACCCGACCCTTGTCCGCGACTTGGTAGATAAGCACCGTCTTATTGAGCCACAAAAGACCGACAACAGCCCGGAAGGATTAGTATTTGCAACATTGGACGTCAGTGGATCCGTGGATCTCTCTGTCAGTCGTCTAATGAAAATCACCGAGCTCCCATAGAGCGTCATGACAGGTCGGATGGATTCCGAATGGGGGATTTTTCCAGCAATCACCTGCAGGTCAGTAGCAAGCAAGCAATATGCAATACCATCCGCCTGACTGACGAAATGCATACACATAGTCAGGCTATCTAAGGGAAGAATTGCCGGCGCATACACAAATAGAAACTGGGGTGTTGATATGACCTATGCCGCCAGGTAGCAAATGTGAAAAGAATGGGCGCCTGGTCCATGATCGATGGGATAGATATAAtgaaaacttatttttatcgTTAATTGGACTGCCTACTAATGGCATATATCTATTTCTCGCGCAAGTGTTAACGAGCAACGTTGAACAACCATCTTGCTTCAGTATCCGAACCATTACCCAGCTCCCCTCCGCGACAAGAGTTGCTCCCATCTCCTCAGTGCCGCCACTAACAACTGATAAGGAGGGGGTTTTCCGAGGCATTTAttcgaaaaaaaaaaaaaaaaagaggattTTCTAGAACTTGTCGCTTGCTAAACAAGTTAGGTTGATAACTGACTCGTCACATAGGCTCGGGTAGGCACGGGGAGAGGGTACCTCGGCCAACGTCTGCATATCTAGGGGCAATAAGACTGCCTAGGAGAGAAGACTAGCAAACTATAGCATATTGTACCATTCTAAGAGGTTTCACTAAAGTAAAGAGAAACCCAGATAGTTCTATGTAGTCAGGTGCTGACCTCATCTTTCTCCCTCATTTAGCTGAAGAACGGCTGAACGTCTACGCCGACGGAAAGATGAGACTCTGGTGCCGTGCTATAAGCAAGATTCACATAAGCCACGCCTCGCTGTAACGCTGTCTGACGCCCAAATCATAGCTATCCTCACTAGTCGCCACTATACGAGACAATGACACTTGAAGTTGCGTCGAAGCTGCCGGACCTGCGTTACAACCCCACAAGGATTCATGAGATCCATAGGGGGCCGGGATCTGATGGGGATCACCCGATCCAATGAAGAACACACGGGCCAGGACAGGCATTGCACGTTTTTTCCCCTGCTGCGTCTTTTTGAACGTGCACGATGAGTCAAGTTCATCGCCTCCACTCCGGTCACGATGATCGAGATTCTTCCGTGGCCCAGGCCTCCGGCTTGGCATCCACCCATGAGTAGTAGAATCCACCTGGTGTCTCATTCATGAGATAGAGGGCTACAGGCTGGGTAGTTATAGCATGCGTACTATTGTTGATAAGGTCTCAATTGAGTCGGCGCCAAGTCGCTAACAACACGTTCGATAACAAACTCTGTCTCTCGGCCCGCCTCGCGACTCAACTCTCGGGTTCGCCTACGAGCAATTTGTCAAAAGCAATGGATACAAACTCCTGCAGCCAAAATCGGCAATTCTAAGTCGCGTGCGTGCCTGCAGCGGCACTTGCAATTGCCGAGGTAGCCACACGATTGATCCATCACACGCATATTGATGTGTATCTCGTCAACTTCAGCAGACAAAAAGACCCATTTGAGCAGGAGACTCTGACCTGCGTGATTCAATCCGTCTGACGCGTCGAGTTGATAAGCACGGCAACCTGATTGGCTAACCCCCAAGTCAAGCTGGACCCAACACCTCCACGACCCTCAATCAACTCGCGGCTCCCGGAAATCTGACAAAGGCCTTAGTTGAGTCGCTTACACAAATGGATGGAGCATCGGCTACAGCGGGAAAGAACAGACCTGTCACATCCATTTCCCCGTGCAGGTAAACGTGGGCTTAATCTCCGCTGTGCATGATTCAGAAGACGCCAAAGGGAAACCTGGGCGCCACACACACTCGCCCAGCCGTTAGGCGAGCCTCCATACCAGACACACCAAGAGGCCTGCCAAGAATCCACCAGCCATGTGCCAGATCGTAAACCCGCAGTCCAGAACATCCCTTGTCAACCAGGGGACACATCCTGCTGCAAAAAACCCTTGCAAGCCACAGCAGCCCGCTTTGACACTGACGTCTCCCCTTTCCCACTTCCGCCGCTTCCAATTCGACGAACCAACAAAAGAACCATGAATCCGGGCGCGATCCCAGGGTTTCAGCTGAGATGTTGGCAGAGCTAACCGAGACGAGCTTCGTGTCGTCCCGGCTGGCAGAAGTTACGTCCGTGCGAGAGGGGACCTCACCTAAGAGCGCCACCACACGAAACGTGGTGAGCTTCTCATGTTGATGATTATGCGTGACGAAGGAGCCCTTGTTTTTGAGCTGCGGCCAGTCGCGTGCATGAATTGTCAGGCGTGGCGCGCATAGGGGGCTTGTCGGTCCCTGTTACGTGGAAATGAAGTTGCTGATAAATAGTCATGGGCTCTCCTGCGTCCAAAGGGGTGTCAGCCTTGACTACTTTGCTCCGTCTTATCACTCTGTCCTCTCCTCAGGTACCTTAACTTGTTACTCCGGTCTACTTCCTTACCTCAACAATGTCGACTGAAATGGAACACATCGACCGCAAATCACTCTACACGAGCCTCGAAGCTCGAATCGACTACCTCCACAAGTTCCTCGACTTCGATGACCGTACGCCTCCCTCAAACCCCGCCCCCAAAAACATCCCTGTTGACCCATCGTAGGAGATCTGGAAGCACTGGCCTTCGGGTCCAAGTTTGTCAAGGACCTCATCCCTGCCGTTGTGCACATCGTCTACAGAAAGCTCCTCCAGTTCGATATCACGGCCCGAGCGTTCGAGATTAGAGATACGACATCAGAGGCGCCGTTGCAGAACGTCTTGGATGATAACAGCCCTGAGCTTCAAGAGAGGAAGAACTTTTTGAACTCGTACCTTACGAAGATTTGCTCAGACCAGTCCAAGATGGCTTTCTGGGAGTACCTAGACAACGTCGGGTAAGTAGCCATCTATTCTCCCATCTACAACTATCCGTGTTCCTTTCATCTAACGACCGTCCCACAGTGCCATGCACGTCGGCCTACGAAGAAGCAAGCCCCTCCGCGTCGAGTACATCCACATCAGCGCCACCCTCTGCGTGATACAACACGTCCTCACCGAGTCGATCCTCTCCCACAGCGTCCTCCCCATGTCCCGCCGAGTCGCAATGGTCAAGGCCTTGAGTAAAGTCATCTGGATTCAGAACGACCTCTTTGCCAAGTGGTGCGTCCGAGACGGCGAAGAGTTCACCGGAGGTCCCGCAGCAGCCGCGAGGGCGGATCACCTTGCTTCCGCAGGCGATGTTCCTTTGAAGGAATCTGCCGTGTCGACTTGCCCTTTTAGTGGAATGACGAGCGGTGTCCAGAGCTAGGTGAAGGAGGACTTGTTAATTATTGATGGGGATGAACTTTTCTGGTTTTTTGCAGGTGTCTTGGGCAATACAGGGCCCCGATTAGAATGTCAATGATAATGTACTTTTACTTGATGCAATACGCAAGTTGAGAGCAGAGAAAGCTCGCCTGCGGGCGATGAACTCAAATGGTTCCTATATTGCTGTGCTATCAGTACGGGTTCAGCGCCAGCACTCCTGGGCACCAGTCGCCTTTGCTCTTACGTATCGTATTCATTTATGGTGGCGTAGAGTCGAGATCAATGATGCTCGCTCTCTGGCGGTTATAATTAGTCTCCCATTCAACATTCAAATCAGGGACACGACTCGACTCAATCCTCATACCCGTTCTAAGACTCGTTTCAGTAAGTGGTGAGATCAACACGTGCCTTTCGGCATTGGGATTGAGGTAACCACAAAAACATGAGGTCTTAATGCTGGAATGTGTCAATAACTGCGGTCGTTTATATTGTGGCCGATGGCTTCTTTGAGAGGGCGCTGTCTAAGAGGTACATTCCTGTCAGGGATGAGAAGTACCTCCATGTACCTCACAACCCTGGCCAAATTGCTTTTGCGGAATTCAATGTCCATCTGTCAAGCTAACCATAAACGAGTCAAAAAAGCAAACCTCTACCCCGGATCGACCTGTCAAATTGTATCACACTAGGTACCAATCATGTTCGACATCTGGATATAGAGTTATAGTACAATGCAGATCATGTCAAAATTCAGTCTATTGTAATGAACCAAAAACCAAGCAACTCCAACCTTCTATCGTTACAACTCCTCTGCTTCATGGGGTATCCTTCAAAACCGCAGCAATCTCCTTTTTGAAAGTCTCAATGATAACTCTTCGGTTCAACTTCTGCGTGGCAGTCACAAGGCCCTACAGACATGTCAGTATTATATATCTCCAGAGGAACGATTTCAAACTCACGCTGTGAGGAGTCCACTCGTCATGTGTAAGAACGACACCGGCAACAAGCTCCATCGCAGCAAGACCACCGCTCTTTCCTGTAGCCCGGAGATCTTCCAAGACTGCTTCCTTGACTCTGGGGTCGTGATACATGTCGTGCTCGTCGACGCCCAAACCTTCCGCGATTGACAtgagggccttgacctcgggcATGATGACTGCGATGGGGCGAGAATGAGCTGGATCGGCGTGGACCATGACGTTCATAACAGTCCGAGCACCGCGGTAGATAGActccagcttctcaagaGCGATATACTCCCCGCCTTGTAGCTTGATGAGGTTCTTGATGCGATCGATAACCCGCAAGTGGCCATCAGCATCAAACTCGCCAACATCACCCGTCTTAAACCAGCCGTCCGGAGTTATAGCCTTTTCCGTCTCTTCTGGATTGTTATAGTATCCCTTCATGAGCGAAGTGCCCCGAGCCCAAATTTCGCCCTGGGGTACCTTGGCATCAGTAGAGTATCCAAACTCGGGCACAGAAACCAGCTTGATCTCGAGAGAGCCAGCAACAGGGCCAAGAGTGTCTAGCGCGAACTCCAGAGGCGAGCCCAGGGCACCACAGGCGCAGGTTTCAGTGAGACCGTATCCGATGATCATCGGCGCAATAACATGGGATATAACGTGCTTCGTCCCCTCGGCGATTCCGCTTGCACCATTCACGGTGAATCGGACCCGTCCACCAGCCAAATCTCTGACCTTGCCAAAGATGATCTTATCAAAGATGTTGGCTCCCGGCAATCTGTATCTCGACATAAAACTCTTAAAGTTCAAGGCCGCCCAAAAGGCATTCTTAAGTAGAGCACTAGCCTCCAGTTTCGCGTTGATGCCCTTTCGGATGGTTTCCCAAACTTGCGGAACGCCCATCATAATGGTAGGTCCTAGTTCCTTCATGTCTCCTGCGCAGTTTCGGGTTGATGCATCAGACAATGTCCTCGAACTGCCATAGCCGAGAGTGCCGCCGATGAAAATGGCCAGGTTTTCGACGGTCAACTCGAAAATATGGGCCAGGGGTAGATAGCAGAGTAGGGTATCGCGATAACTGACAACTTCATCCACGGAAGTGTAAATACCGGCAACTAAACGATACAAGGTCAGCAAATTCCGTTTACTTGCCCGCGAAAAAGATGAAAAGTTAGGTCGCGAGGGGGTAGCGTACCTCCTGCAACAAGGACCTCGTGCGTGATACAGGCACCCTTCGGGGGCCCAGCAGAACCCGAAGTATACATGATGCAAAACAAATCAGTCGGCTTAGCTGGTACAGGATCAACCATGTTGTTCTCGCCAAGACTCCTCAACTGCTCAACAGTCAAGACCTTGAACTCTGGGTTGGCAGCCGCAAAGTTCTCCATATCGTTTGGATGTCCAAAGATGCAGGCATCGTTGACAATGACGGTCTTTACGTTGGACTTTTTCAAAGGGTTCGTAGCGATCTTGAGAAGGTGAGGGTCGATGAAAATGGCGTCGGATTGGGTTTGCACGAGAGTGTGTTGGAATCCCTCTTCTCCGAGGGTGTCGTAGGCCGTGACGATAGAGATGGACTGAGAAGCGCAAGCATGCGACATGGCAAGCCAATTCATACTGTAGAGAACACAATCAGTTCCAATAGAGCCAAAAAGCGAAAAAAGGTGGTAGAAAGAAAACAGCAGATTCATACCTCGTCGCACCAAAGAAATGCAGCTTCTGGACCGGCGACAAGCCCAGCTTGCGCAGCCCAGACCCCAACTGCAGCACAAGCGTCTCATACTCCTTGAAAGAAATGAACGAGTACCCAGAAAGCTCAAAGTACTGCCATTTCTTCTCGATCTCTTTAGTCTGCCCGTCTGCTTTCTTCTGCTTCACggtcttgacctcctcaTGAAGCTCAATCAGCTTCCTCGACCCGATACCTCCGCGGTCGGGGTACACGCGCGCGCTACGCTGAACAATGTCAAAGACGGTATTAATACCCTCTGCAGGTCGCGCGATGAGGCCATCTTTCGCTTTGGGGTGTCGTCGAGGAATGGTCTCGCCGGGGACCTTTTCGCATCCGGGCGACTCGATGGTGAAGGGCGGCTTGTGAACTTGGTGTAGGGGTAGCACACCCGTTGGGTATGGGATGTTGTGCGTATCCATCGTGGAAGGATATGATTGGATAGACTAGCCTATGTCAAGCGTCTGCAGGTCGAGTGGTAGCGACAACGGTTACAGTAGCCGGCACATGCAAAACGGCACGAAGCGACAGCCATCCCAGAGATATATCCTCTCGGGAAGCAGCAACGTCATCTGTTTTCATCTTGTACTTAACACGTGTGTCCCCATGGGCCCTGGATGCCTCGG
This region of Fusarium falciforme chromosome 5, complete sequence genomic DNA includes:
- a CDS encoding AMP-binding domain-containing protein; the protein is MDTHNIPYPTGVLPLHQVHKPPFTIESPGCEKVPGETIPRRHPKAKDGLIARPAEGINTVFDIVQRSARVYPDRGGIGSRKLIELHEEVKTVKQKKADGQTKEIEKKWQYFELSGYSFISFKEYETLVLQLGSGLRKLGLSPVQKLHFFGATSMNWLAMSHACASQSISIVTAYDTLGEEGFQHTLVQTQSDAIFIDPHLLKIATNPLKKSNVKTVIVNDACIFGHPNDMENFAAANPEFKVLTVEQLRSLGENNMVDPVPAKPTDLFCIMYTSGSAGPPKGACITHEVLVAGVAGIYTSVDEVVSYRDTLLCYLPLAHIFELTVENLAIFIGGTLGYGSSRTLSDASTRNCAGDMKELGPTIMMGVPQVWETIRKGINAKLEASALLKNAFWAALNFKSFMSRYRLPGANIFDKIIFGKVRDLAGGRVRFTVNGASGIAEGTKHVISHVIAPMIIGYGLTETCACGALGSPLEFALDTLGPVAGSLEIKLVSVPEFGYSTDAKVPQGEIWARGTSLMKGYYNNPEETEKAITPDGWFKTGDVGEFDADGHLRVIDRIKNLIKLQGGEYIALEKLESIYRGARTVMNVMVHADPAHSRPIAVIMPEVKALMSIAEGLGVDEHDMYHDPRVKEAVLEDLRATGKSGGLAAMELVAGVVLTHDEWTPHSGLVTATQKLNRRVIIETFKKEIAAVLKDTP
- a CDS encoding Protoglobin domain-containing protein, with product MSTEMEHIDRKSLYTSLEARIDYLHKFLDFDDRDLEALAFGSKFVKDLIPAVVHIVYRKLLQFDITARAFEIRDTTSEAPLQNVLDDNSPELQERKNFLNSYLTKICSDQSKMAFWEYLDNVGAMHVGLRRSKPLRVEYIHISATLCVIQHVLTESILSHSVLPMSRRVAMVKALSKVIWIQNDLFAKWCVRDGEEFTGGPAAAARADHLASAGDVPLKESAVSTCPFSGMTSGVQS